Proteins encoded together in one Falco peregrinus isolate bFalPer1 chromosome 2, bFalPer1.pri, whole genome shotgun sequence window:
- the PATZ1 gene encoding POZ-, AT hook-, and zinc finger-containing protein 1 isoform X2 — MERVSEAAACGPSSGCYTYQVSRHSADMLHSLNQQRKNGGRFCDVLLRVGDESFPAHRAVLAACSEYFESVFSAQLGDGAGGGGGGGAEGGATEAAAAGGATAAGGAPGGGRELEMHTISSKVFGDILDFAYTSRIVVRLESFPELMTAAKFLLMRSVIDICQEVIKQSNVQLLVPPTRPDIMLFRPGAADLGFPLDMTNGAALAPNGNGIAGMPEDEATRAALTAAQSSLPVLQGVDRLPMVAGPLSPPLLASPFQNVAASAPTLSTKRGRGRPRKANLLDSMMFGTPGGLREAGILPCGLCGKVFTDANRLRQHEAQHGVTSLQLGYIDIPPPRLGENGVPGQDDPDAPRKRSRTRKQVACEICGKIFRDVYHLNRHKLSHSGEKPYSCPVCGLRFKRKDRMSYHVRSHDGSVGKPYICQSCGKGFSRPDHLNGHIKQVHTSERPHKCQENGSHHGISSETSTSIGKLKLQETCNASFATRDRLRSHLACHEDKVPCQVCGKYLRAAYMADHLKKHSEGPSNFCTICNRGFSSASYLKVHVKTHHGVPLPQVSRHQESIPNGGAAFHCVRTYGIKEGQKCSHSDPIESSDSYGDLSDTSDLKTPEKQSTNGSFSCDMAVSKNKMETEGEKKYPCPECGSFFRSKSYLNKHIQKVHVRALGGPLGDLGPALGSPFSPQQNMSLLESFGFQIVQSAFASSLVDPEVDQQPMGPEGK, encoded by the exons ATGGAGCGGGTGAGCGAGGCCGCCGCCTGCGGCCCCTCGTCGGGCTGCTACACGTACCAGGTGAGCCGGCACAGCGCCGACATGCTGCACAGCCTCAACCAGCAGCGCAAGAACGGCGGCCGCTTCTGCGACGTGCTCCTGCGCGTGGGCGACGAGAGCTTCCCGGCGCACCGGGCGGTGTTGGCCGCTTGCAGCGAGTACTTCGAGTCGGTGTTCAGCGCGCAGCTGGGCGACGGGGCAGGTggaggcggcggcggtggcgcgGAGGGGGGCGCGAcagaggcggcggcggccggtGGGGCCacggcggccggcggggcgcccgggggcgggcgggagctGGAGATGCACACCATCAGCTCCAAGGTGTTCGGAGACATCCTGGACTTCGCCTACACGTCTCGCATCGTGGTGCGGCTGGAGAGCTTCCCGGAGCTCATGACGGCTGCCAAGTTCCTGCTGATGCGCTCTGTGATTGACATCTGCCAGGAGGTCATCAAGCAGTCCAATGTGCAGCTCCTCGTGCCCCCCACGCGCCCCGACATTATGCTCTTCCGTCCGGGGGCTGCGGACCTCGGCTTCCCTCTTGACATGACCAATGGTGCCGCTTTGGCACCCAATGGCAACGGCATTGCTGGTATGCCTGAAGATGAGGCCACGCGGGCTGCGCTCACTGCTGCGCAGTCTTCCTTACCCGTTCTGCAGGGTGTGGACCGCCTGCCCATGGTGGCAGGACCTCTGTCCCCGCCGCTGCTGGCCTCACCCTTCCAGAATGTTGCTGCTAGTGCCCCCACTTTAAGCACCAAGAGGGGCAGAGGGCGTCCCCGTAAAGCCAATCTCTTGGACTCCATGATGTTTGGTACCCCAGGGGGCCTGCGAGAGGCTGGTATCCTGCCTTGTGGCCTCTGTGGAAAAGTATTTACGGATGCTAATCGTCTTCGGCAGCACGAGGCTCAACACGGGGTGACAAGTTTGCAGCTGGGCTACATAGACATCCCACCCCCGAGACTGGGTGAAAATGGTGTCCCTGGTCAGGATGACCCCGATGCACCCCGAAAAAGAAGCAGGACGAGGAAACAGGTGGCCTGTGAGATCTGTGGCAAGATTTTTCGGGACGTGTACCACCTGAATCGGCACAAGCTGTCACACTCTGGCGAGAAGCCTTACTCTTGTCCAGTGTGTGGCTTACGGTTCAAGCGGAAAGACAGGATGTCCTATCATGTTCGATCTCACGATGGCTCTGTGGGAAAGCCCTACATCTGCCAGAGctgtggaaaaggcttttccaG gcCAGACCACTTGAATGGACACATCAAACAGGTGCATACCTCAGAGAGACCTCACAAGTGTCAG GAAAATGGCAGCCACCATGGAATAAGCTCAGAGACATCCACATCCATAGGAAAGTTGAAACTTCAAGAG ACTTGTAATGCTTCCTTTGCCACTCGTGACCGACTGCGCTCACACCTAGCATGTCATGAAGACAAAGTTCCATGCCAGGTGTGTGGGAAGTACTTGCGAGCAGCATATATGGCAGATCATTTGAAGAAGCATAGTGAAGGACCAAGCAATTTCTGCACTATCTGTAATAGAG gtttctcctctgcctcctaCTTAAAGGTCCATGTTAAAACCCACCACGGTGTTCCCCTTCCCCAGGTCTCCAGGCACCAGGAGTCCATCCCGAATGGGGGAGCAGCGTTCCACTGCGTCAGGACCTATGGCATCAAAG aaGGCCAGAAATGTTCACATTCGGACCCGATTGAGAGTTCTGATTCATATGGAGACCTCTCTGACACCAGTGACCTCAAGACTCCTGAGAAACAGAGCACCAACGGGTCCTTCTCGTGTGACATGGCAGTCAGCAAAAACAAAATGGAGACCGAAGGAGAGAAGAAGTACCCTTGCCCTGAATGTGGCAGCTTTTTCAGATCAAAGTCTTATCTGAACAAACACATACAGAAAGTTCACGTCAGGGCCCTTGGTGGCCCACTGGGGGACCTTGGTCCTGCTCTAGGATCCCCCTTTTCACCCCAACAGAACATGTCTCTCCTGGAGTCATTTGGGTTTCAGATCGTCCAGTCAGCATTTGCATCATCCCTAGTGGATCCAGAGGTCGACCAGCAACCAATGGGGCCAGAGGGGAAATGA